The DNA region AGCCTGTCGTGTGTGACCACCGGCCCCGGCGGCAAGACCTCGCTCGTGATTATCCCAACCGACCAGGAGGTCGCCCTGGGACAGGCGATGGCGCAGGAAATCGCAGCCACCGAAAAAGAATATCCCGATCCCCAATGGCAGGTGTACCTCACCGAGGTCGGTCAGCGGCTGGTGGCCATCTGTGATCGCAAGGACATCAAGTACAAATTCACTGTGATTGAGTCTGATCAGATCAATGCTTTTGCGGCGCCCGGCGGGTACATTTACTTCTATACCGGGCTACTCGGCCTGATGGATAATGAGGCAGAACTCGCGGCCGTTATGGCGCATGAGCTCTCGCACGTTGTCGCCCGTCACGGCGCCAAGCGACTGCAGACCGCAATGGGCGCGGCACTCGCCTATGAGCTGGTGATGGGGGACACCAAGTCCGAGACTTTTAAGACCGCGGTTGGTATCGGGATGAGCCTTTTGTTTGCTGATTATTCCCGCGATGCCGAACGCGAGGCTGACGATTTCGGACTCACTTACATGATTCGTGCCGGCTATGATCCCGGCGCGATGGAGACGATGTTCGAGAAGCTGGCGGCATCAGGCTCGCCCTCCAACGCCTTCGAGCGTCTGGTCAGCACGCATCCTGAAGCCCAGGAGCGAATTCGCAACACAAAGACTGCCGTGGCGCGTAAAAAGCCCCTCCCGCCCAATCTGACGCTTGGCCGCGAGAAATACCAGCAAATGAAATCCCGCCTTCCGCGCTGAGGTACTGCTGAAACAGCCACTCACGCTATGTGCTGTCGGGCGAACTTGCCCGACCGCTACGTTCGAATAGCCTTGACCGTCTCGGGCACTGAGACGCGATAGCGTCATTCGCCCGCCGCCAGTCTCTCTCGCCGTCCCAAGTTTTTATTTGACATCGATTTAGCCCCGTCTTACCTCCACGTTCAGAAGAGGTAACTCAGCTGTCCGAAAGGAATCGGGCGGCTGTTCAGAATTCCGACAGATGGAATATGGATGAGCATCCCAAGGGTGCACAGGCTATCGGCTATGGGATAAGAACTTATGGGTGTTGTCCGGGGTCGGTGCGGGGAATCTGCCAGACTTTCGGGCATTCGCCGTTAACCCTGCCAGGTCCCCAGCCTGGGATCGTGTTGACCAGGCTTAGCGTTGCCGGTACCTGCTATGAGATATCGTTTTGAATTGTACAGACTTAGCATATCAAAAAGCGGCGACCGAGTCGCTGTTTACTTCTCGTGCAACCCGTTGGTTTTCAGGCACCTATGTTGCCAATAGTCCCGCGAAACAGTGTGCAAGAGGAAACCGGGATGGCAACACGTAGAATCAAAAACAGGCTCATTACTGCGGTAACAGTACAGCTCCTCTCGACAATGGCGGCCGGGCTCGTCTGGCCGGCCAGCGACGCTGGCCGGAGCGCGGCTGACTTTCTGATGATCGGTCAGGGCGCGCGGGCGGCCGCTCTCGGCGGGGCGTATACTGCGATGTCGTCCGATGCCACGGCTGCACATTGGAACCCGGCCGGACTTTCCGGTCTGGAAAACGCCGCGGTCGCGCTGGGGCATTTCGCCTGGTATCAGGATATCACCGTAGAGCAGCTCGGCGTCGGTCTGCCTCTCGGTGAGAAACTGGTCGGCGGCGTGACGGCCACATACGTGAATTACGGCCAAATCGACGGCTACGATATTAACGGTGTCGCCTCCGGTGACCTGGTGGCTTATGACTGGGTGGGCGGCTTTTCTGTCGCCGCTACTCTGACGGAATCATTCTCTGCCGGTGTTACTGCGAAGTATGTCAACCAGAGACTCGACGATGTTTCCGGCTCGGCTTTGGCTTTCGATCTCGGTGCCCGCTTCGAGACCTCGTCGCTGGCTTTCGGCGCAGCGATTGTGAACCTCGGCGGCCAGATGAAATTCGATCAGTCCTCCGAGAAGCTGCCGGCCGCGGCCCGGTTCGGCGGGATGGTTCGTACATTCGATGGCGCCATAATCACCTCGCTGGACATCGAGCAACGCTTTGAGGGCGACCTGACCATTCGCCAGGGCCTGGAACTTGGATTCAGTGATCGATATTTCCTGCGTGCCGGCTACGATTACCTGCCCGCTCAGGATGGACGTCGATTGGCGACCGGAATGTCGCTTGGCGGCGGCCTGCGATTATCTATCGCTGAAATTGACTACGCCTTCACTCCGAATGATAAATCTACATCGGAAGATCTCC from Candidatus Zixiibacteriota bacterium includes:
- a CDS encoding M48 family metallopeptidase, producing the protein MWCRLTCLIAVALSLSCVTTGPGGKTSLVIIPTDQEVALGQAMAQEIAATEKEYPDPQWQVYLTEVGQRLVAICDRKDIKYKFTVIESDQINAFAAPGGYIYFYTGLLGLMDNEAELAAVMAHELSHVVARHGAKRLQTAMGAALAYELVMGDTKSETFKTAVGIGMSLLFADYSRDAEREADDFGLTYMIRAGYDPGAMETMFEKLAASGSPSNAFERLVSTHPEAQERIRNTKTAVARKKPLPPNLTLGREKYQQMKSRLPR
- a CDS encoding PorV/PorQ family protein, with the protein product MATRRIKNRLITAVTVQLLSTMAAGLVWPASDAGRSAADFLMIGQGARAAALGGAYTAMSSDATAAHWNPAGLSGLENAAVALGHFAWYQDITVEQLGVGLPLGEKLVGGVTATYVNYGQIDGYDINGVASGDLVAYDWVGGFSVAATLTESFSAGVTAKYVNQRLDDVSGSALAFDLGARFETSSLAFGAAIVNLGGQMKFDQSSEKLPAAARFGGMVRTFDGAIITSLDIEQRFEGDLTIRQGLELGFSDRYFLRAGYDYLPAQDGRRLATGMSLGGGLRLSIAEIDYAFTPNDKSTSEDLHRFTLTFQFAGK